One stretch of Roseimicrobium sp. ORNL1 DNA includes these proteins:
- a CDS encoding GntR family transcriptional regulator, whose product MPAALPLSAPTKHRQVFDTLRHEILTGKYQPGQRLPSEAELVKRFGASRITVGRAVRELQQRQLVDRKAGSGTYVRGEPGQGLSFGLLIPDFGRTEIFEPICHGMADAPQASNHVLIWGQGTGMVAAGEVSRQARALQLCQQYVSRRVAGVFFAPLERLSPGDDTNARIMAAFDQASIPVVLIDRDHLPYPHRSRHDLVGIDNRRAGFRITAHLLGLGAKRVAFVSYPNSPSTIGERLAGYREALLVQGVAPDSALVRELEGDSVEAATEVAKSLDVDAIVCGNDRTAGRLMQGLAACGKRVPIDVRLAGIDDVGYATLLPVPLTTMHQPCREIGMAAMTAMLERTTRPDMPVRDILLECPLVVRDSCGAKLS is encoded by the coding sequence GTGCCTGCCGCGCTTCCCCTCTCTGCTCCCACCAAGCACCGGCAGGTTTTTGACACGCTGAGGCATGAGATTCTGACGGGCAAATACCAGCCGGGTCAGCGTCTGCCCAGCGAGGCGGAACTGGTGAAGCGTTTTGGCGCCTCTCGCATCACGGTGGGGCGTGCGGTGCGGGAGTTGCAGCAGAGGCAGCTGGTGGACCGCAAGGCGGGCTCAGGGACCTATGTGCGTGGCGAGCCCGGGCAGGGATTGTCGTTTGGGCTGCTCATTCCGGACTTTGGTCGCACGGAGATTTTTGAGCCCATCTGCCACGGCATGGCGGATGCACCCCAGGCTTCCAACCATGTGCTGATTTGGGGGCAGGGGACTGGGATGGTGGCAGCCGGTGAAGTGAGCCGGCAGGCCCGGGCGCTGCAGCTTTGCCAGCAGTATGTGTCGCGACGCGTAGCAGGCGTGTTCTTTGCGCCATTGGAGCGGCTTTCGCCGGGAGATGATACTAATGCGCGCATCATGGCTGCCTTTGATCAGGCGAGCATTCCCGTGGTGTTGATTGACCGCGACCATCTGCCGTATCCACACCGCAGCCGGCATGACCTGGTGGGCATCGACAACCGGCGTGCAGGTTTCCGCATAACAGCGCATCTGCTCGGGTTGGGAGCGAAGCGTGTTGCTTTCGTCAGCTATCCCAACTCACCCTCTACCATCGGCGAACGTCTGGCGGGGTACCGGGAAGCGTTGCTTGTGCAGGGTGTGGCGCCGGATTCTGCGCTCGTGCGTGAACTGGAGGGAGATTCCGTGGAAGCCGCCACAGAGGTTGCGAAGTCGTTGGACGTGGATGCCATCGTCTGTGGCAATGATCGTACCGCAGGCCGCTTGATGCAGGGACTGGCCGCCTGTGGCAAACGTGTGCCGATCGATGTGCGGCTCGCGGGAATTGATGACGTGGGCTATGCCACACTGCTGCCCGTGCCTCTCACTACGATGCACCAGCCGTGTCGTGAGATAGGCATGGCCGCGATGACTGCCATGCTGGAGCGTACCACGCGGCCGGACATGCCGGTGCGCGACATCCTCCTGGAGTGCCCGCTGGTGGTGCGGGATTCGTGCGGAGCGAAGTTGTCGTAA
- a CDS encoding 3-hydroxyacyl-CoA dehydrogenase NAD-binding domain-containing protein: MADSHLTPSSTSHQVDIKRIGILGAGQMGAAAAVMFRRAGFEVRLWARREEKLLESRTALAAVESFLDGHFGTVQGGGGVLHLESSFAEVDATSDAVLECVVEDMGQKIELLKQLKSCRERGALVMTCTSALCISDMAAGSGMEPVLVGAHFWNPPHLIPVVEIIGGKDTPAMQVERAMALMKTVGKIPVKCADVPALWGIACMHAMWREALAMVDAGVCSAQDIDRVVKWTFALRRRRWGRWKTSTSWASASCTGWSRTCSRILPRMRRLPRP; the protein is encoded by the coding sequence ATGGCGGACTCGCATCTCACCCCTTCATCCACTTCCCACCAGGTAGATATCAAACGCATCGGCATTCTAGGCGCAGGGCAGATGGGCGCTGCGGCGGCGGTGATGTTCCGCAGGGCAGGATTTGAAGTGCGGCTGTGGGCCCGGCGTGAGGAGAAGCTGCTGGAGTCGAGGACGGCGCTGGCGGCGGTGGAGTCTTTTTTGGATGGGCATTTCGGAACCGTGCAGGGAGGCGGGGGAGTGCTGCATTTGGAGTCGTCGTTCGCGGAAGTGGACGCCACCTCGGATGCAGTGCTGGAGTGCGTGGTGGAGGACATGGGCCAGAAGATTGAGCTGTTGAAGCAGTTGAAGAGTTGTCGCGAGCGCGGTGCTTTGGTGATGACGTGCACAAGCGCTCTGTGCATCTCGGACATGGCTGCCGGGAGCGGCATGGAGCCCGTGCTCGTAGGCGCACATTTCTGGAATCCACCGCACTTGATTCCGGTGGTGGAGATCATCGGAGGAAAGGACACACCCGCCATGCAGGTGGAGCGGGCGATGGCGCTGATGAAGACCGTGGGCAAGATTCCCGTGAAGTGCGCGGATGTGCCCGCTTTGTGGGGAATCGCCTGCATGCATGCCATGTGGCGCGAAGCATTGGCGATGGTGGATGCTGGCGTGTGCTCCGCGCAGGACATCGACCGCGTGGTGAAGTGGACCTTTGCGCTACGCCGCCGGCGTTGGGGCCGATGGAAAACATCGACCTCGTGGGCATCGGCCTCGTGCACCGGGTGGAGTCGTACCTGTTCCCGCATCTTGCCACGAATGCGGCGCCTTCCGAGGCCCTGA
- a CDS encoding alpha/beta hydrolase — translation MNFIPRLFLSLSILTLGLVQAGAQEAGVERIRDVIYTKHDGVALTMDVFKPEKPNGAGIIKIISGGWKSNHKGISDGGWPKAGYTTFVVVHGTQPRFQVEEIVADLNRAVRFIRANAAQYGVDPNKLGVTGGSAGGHLSLMLATRGGPGDPKAEDPIDRESSAVNAVACFYPPTDYLNWFEDGDNAVGIGKLEAYAGAFGPKAATAEGREALGKELSPIYWVHKGQPPIFIVHGDADPQVSITQAHRFFKKCGEVGTPCEIFIREGAGHGGWQEMTEDTARMTEWFDLQLLGKQPAKPFKLGISSGPSTPVKKPAATR, via the coding sequence ATGAATTTCATCCCCCGACTCTTCCTTTCACTATCCATCCTCACGCTGGGCTTGGTCCAGGCGGGCGCGCAGGAGGCGGGGGTAGAGCGCATCCGCGATGTGATCTACACGAAGCATGATGGCGTGGCGCTGACCATGGATGTCTTCAAGCCGGAGAAGCCGAATGGCGCGGGCATCATCAAGATCATCAGCGGCGGATGGAAGTCGAATCACAAGGGCATCAGCGATGGTGGCTGGCCGAAGGCGGGATATACGACTTTCGTGGTGGTGCATGGCACGCAGCCCCGTTTCCAGGTGGAAGAGATCGTGGCGGACCTGAACCGCGCCGTGCGGTTCATTCGTGCGAATGCCGCGCAGTACGGGGTGGATCCGAACAAGCTCGGTGTCACCGGCGGCAGCGCGGGCGGTCACCTCAGCCTCATGCTTGCGACTCGTGGTGGCCCTGGCGATCCGAAGGCGGAAGATCCGATCGATCGCGAGAGCAGCGCGGTGAATGCGGTGGCCTGTTTCTACCCGCCCACGGACTATTTGAACTGGTTTGAAGACGGTGACAATGCGGTGGGCATTGGCAAGCTCGAAGCCTATGCAGGCGCCTTCGGCCCGAAGGCTGCGACGGCTGAAGGCAGAGAAGCGCTTGGTAAGGAACTCTCGCCCATCTACTGGGTGCACAAGGGTCAGCCTCCCATCTTCATTGTGCATGGGGATGCCGACCCACAGGTGTCGATCACGCAGGCGCATCGCTTCTTCAAGAAGTGCGGTGAGGTGGGAACGCCGTGTGAGATCTTCATCCGCGAAGGCGCCGGGCACGGTGGCTGGCAGGAGATGACGGAGGACACCGCGAGGATGACGGAGTGGTTTGATCTCCAACTCCTCGGCAAGCAGCCGGCAAAGCCCTTCAAGCTGGGCATTTCCTCCGGACCGAGCACGCCGGTGAAGAAGCCTGCGGCGACGCGCTGA